Proteins encoded by one window of Glycine soja cultivar W05 chromosome 15, ASM419377v2, whole genome shotgun sequence:
- the LOC114386533 gene encoding ABC transporter C family member 14-like, whose amino-acid sequence MSPSFSPSWLTSPSCSTLDIDSSSPTALLIVQWLRFIFLSPCPQRVLLSAVDSIFLLSLLAFAAAKLYSRFTSNATSNSTITKPLLQEKDSDYKVTFWFKLPLLVTTLLAIAYTVLSILAFTQTSLPSWKLIEALFRLFQAVSNIVVAILMVHEKKFKASKHPLSLRIYWIANLVVSCLFATSAIVRLITVDVVKLELSLRVDDIFSLVNLPLSAFLFLVAMKGSTGIQVIRISDVVTTYQSLYTDRTLSPYAYSSFFSKTVWLWMNPLLNKGYKTSLKLEDVPSLPIDFRAEKMSELFHSNWPKPEENSKHPVGLTLLRCFWKHIAFTGFLAVIRLGVMYIGPMLIQSFVDFTSRKDSTPYEGLVLILILYLAKSTEVLSLHHFNFHSQKLGMLIRSSLITSVYKKGLRLSSSSRQAHGTGQIVNHMSVDAQQLADLMMQFHPIWLMPLQVTAALVLIYSNIGVSAFAALLGSSIVFVFTLIRTKRTNSYQFMIMKSRDLRMKATNELLNNMRVIKFQAWEEYFGNKIGKFREAEHGWIGKFLYYFAVNMGVLGSAPLLVTVLTFGSATLLGVPLNAGSVFTITSVIKILQEPVRTFPQALIVISQAMISLGRLNEFLTSKEMDEGAVERVEGCDGDTAVEIKDGQFSWDDADGNVALRVEEMKIKKGDHAAVVGTVGSGKSSLLASVLGEMFKISGKVRVCGSIAYVAQTSWIQNATIQDNILFGLPMNREKYREAIRVCCLEKDLEMMEHGDQTEIGERGINLSGGQKQRVQLARAVYQDCDIYLLDDVLSAVDAQTGSFIFKECIMGALKNKTILLVTHQVDFLHNVDCIMVMREGKIVQSGKYDELLKAGLDFGALVAAHESSMGIAESSDTGGENSAQSPKLARIPSKEKENADEKQPQEQSKSDKASAKLIEDEERETGRVNLKVYKHYFTEAFGWWGVVLMLAMSLAWILSFLASDYWLAIGTAEDSAFPPSTFIIVYACIAGLVCTVVMTRSLLFTYWGLKTSQSFFSGMLESILHAPMSFFDTTPSGRILSRVSTDILWVDISIPMLVNFVMITYFSVISILIVTCQNAWETVFLLIPLFWLNNWYRKYYLASSRELTRLDSITKAPVIHHFSETIAGVMTIRGFRKQTAFCQENIDKVNASLRMDFHNNGANEWLCFRLDYMGVVFLCIATSFMIFLPSAIIKPEYVGLSLSYGLALSSLLAFTISMTCSVENKMVSVERIKQFTNLPSEAPWKIADKTPPQNWPSQGTIVLSNLQVRYRPNTPLVLKGISLTIEGGEKIGVVGRTGSGKSTLIQVLFRLIEPSAGKITVDGINICTVGLHDLRSRFGIIPQEPVLFQGTVRSNVDPLGLYSEEEIWKSLERCQLKDVVAAKPEKLEAPVVDGGDNWSVGQRQLLCLGRIMLKRSKILFMDEATASVDSQTDAVIQKIIREDFADRTIISIAHRIPTVMDCDRVLVIDAGYAKEYDKPSRLLERPSLFGALVKEYSNRSA is encoded by the exons ATGTCTCCTTCCTTTTCACCTTCTTGGCTAACTTCTCCTTCATGTTCCACTTTGGACATagattcatcttctcctactgCTTTACTCATAGTTCAGTGGTTGAGGTTTATTTTTCTATCTCCATGTCCACAACGAGTGCTTCTTTCAGCTGTTGATTCAATCTTCTTGCTCTCACTCTTAGCCTTTGCAGCAGCTAAACTCTATTCTCGATTCACTTCCAACGCCACCTCCAACTCTACCATCACCAAACCCCTTCTGCAAGAGAAAGACTCTGACTACAAAGTCACCTTCTGGTTCAAACTACCCCTCTTGGTAACCACCCTTTTGGCCATAGCTTACACGGTTCTAAGCATCTTGGCCTTCACTCAAACGAGCCTTCCGTCATGGAAACTCATAGAAGCGCTTTTTCGGCTCTTCCAAGCGGTGTCCAACATAGTGGTGGCGATCCTAATGGTCCACGAGAAAAAGTTCAAAGCTTCTAAGCACCCTTTGTCACTGAGAATCTATTGGATTGCGAACTTGGTGGTTTCGTGCTTGTTTGCCACTTCGGCCATTGTTCGATTGATAACTGTCGATGTAGTGAAATTGGAGCTAAGTTTGAGAGTGGATGACATATTCTCGTTGGTTAATCTTCCACTGTCCGCCTTCCTTTTCCTAGTAGCAATGAAAGGATCAACGGGGATTCAAGTGATTAGAATTTCTGATGTAGTGACAACATATCAGTCCCTTTACACTGACAGAACTTTGAGCCCTTATGCCTATTCTTCGTTCTTCTCCAAAACAGTGTGGCTTTGGATGAACCCTTTGCTGAACAAAGGGTACAAAACATCCCTCAAGCTTGAAGATGTGCCTTCTCTTCCTATTGATTTCAGAGCAGAAAAGATGTCAGAGCTTTTCCATAGCAATTGGCCAAAGCCTGAGGAAAACAGCAAGCACCCGGTTGGACTCACCTTGTTGAGATGCTTCTGGAAACACATAGCATTCACTGGCTTCCTTGCAGTTATAAGGCTTGGAGTTATGTACATTGGTCCAATGCTTATTCAGAGTTTCGTTGATTTCACTTCAAGAAAAGACAGCACCCCCTATGAAGGCCTTGTTCTGATACTGATCCTGTATTTGGCAAAGTCAACTGAAGTCCTCTCTCTGCACCATTTCAATTTCCACTCTCAGAAGCTTGGCATGCTCATTCGTTCCAGCCTAATCACTTCTGTGTATAAGAAGGGTCTGAGATTGTCGAGCTCTTCAAGGCAGGCTCATGGTACTGGCCAGATTGTGAACCACATGTCTGTTGACGCGCAACAGCTCGCGGATTTGATGATGCAGTTTCACCCCATATGGCTGATGCCACTGCAAGTGACTGCAGCTCTGGTCCTTATTTACAGCAACATCGGGGTGTCTGCGTTCGCGGCGCTTCTTGGATCGAgtattgtgtttgttttcacTCTCATTCGGACAAAGAGAACCAACAGCTATCAGTTCATGATAATGAAGAGTCGTGACTTGAGAATGAAGGCAACTAATGAGTTGTTAAACAACATGCGTGTCATCAAGTTCCAAGCGTGGGAGGAATACTTTGGCAACAAGATTGGCAAGTTTCGTGAAGCGGAGCACGGTTGGATTGGGAAATTCTTGTACTATTTTGCTGTTAACATGGGGGTTCTGGGCTCTGCTCCATTGTTGGTCACTGTTCTCACATTTGGAAGTGCTACTCTTCTAGGGGTTCCTCTGAATGCTGGCAGTGTGTTCACAATCACTTCAGTGATCAAGATTCTGCAGGAGCCGGTGAGGACCTTCCCTCAGGCTCTCATCGTGATTTCACAAGCGATGATTTCTCTCGGGAGGCTGAACGAGTTCTTGACGAGCAAGGAAATGGATGAGGGAGCAGTGGAGAGAGTGGAGGGCTGCGACGGTGACACGGCGGTGGAGATCAAGGACGGACAATTCTCCTGGGATGATGCAGATGGGAATGTGGCTCTGAGAGTTGAAGAGATGAAAATCAAGAAAGGGGACCATGCTGCTGTTGTGGGAACAGTTGGCTCAGGCAAGTCTTCTTTGTTGGCTTCTGTGTTGGGGGAAATGTTCAAGATATCAGGAAAG GTCAGAGTTTGTGGGTCAATAGCCTATGTAGCCCAGACATCATGGATTCAGAATGCAACCATCCAAGACAACATATTGTTTGGTTTACCAATGAACAGAGAGAAGTACAGGGAAGCAATAAGAGTGTGCTGCTTGGAAAAGGATCTTGAAATGATGGAACATGGAGACCAGACTGAGATTGGAGAAAGGGGTATTAACCTCAGTGGTGGCCAGAAGCAACGTGTACAACTTGCTAGAGCTGTATACCAAGACTGTGACATCTATCTCCTTGATGATGTGCTCAGTGCTGTTGATGCCCAAACTggatcatttatttttaag GAATGTATTATGGGAGccctaaaaaataagaccaTTTTACTTGTAACCCATCAAGTTGACTTCTTGCATAACGTTGACTGCATAATG GTAATGCGAGAAGGGAAAATCGTGCAAAGTGGCAAGTATGATGAACTTCTCAAAGCAGGCTTGGATTTTGGTGCACTTGTGGCTGCTCATGAATCCTCTATGGGGATTGCAGAGTCTAGTGATACAGGTGGTGAAAATTCTGCTCAGTCTCCAAAACTGGCTCGCATCCCttcaaaagaaaaggaaaacgcAGATGAAAAGCAACCTCAAGAACAATCCAAGTCAGATAAGGCTTCAGCAAAGCTCATTGAAGACGAGGAAAGGGAAACCGGCCGTGTAAACCTCAAAGTGTATAAACACTATTTCACTGAAGCATTTGGGTGGTGGGGTGTTGTACTGATGCTGGCAATGTCTCTTGCATGGATTTTATCCTTCTTGGCCAGTGACTACTGGCTAGCAATTGGAACTGCAGAAGATAGTGCCTTTCCTCCTTCTACATTCATCATTGTCTATGCTTGCATAGCAGGTCTTGTTTGTACTGTGGTGATGACCAGATCACTCTTATTTACATATTGGGGTCTAAAGACATCTCAAAGCTTTTTCAGTGGAATGCTTGAAAGCATCTTGCATGCACCAATGTCATTCTTTGACACCACTCCCTCTGGCAGAATTTTGAGTCGT GTATCTACTGATATACTTTGGGTTGATATATCAATTCCAATGTTAGTAAACTTCGTCATGATCACGTACTTTTCAGTAATCAGCATCCTCATTGTAACATGCCAAAATGCTTGGGAAACGGTCTTCCTCTTAATCCCTCTGTTCTGGCTGAATAACTGGTATCGG AAATATTACCTTGCATCTTCTCGGGAATTGACTCGCCTTGATTCTATCACCAAAGCTCCTGTGATTCACCACTTTTCAGAAACCATTGCTGGTGTTATGACCATCCGTGGCTTCAGAAAGCAGACCGCATTTTGTCAAGAAAatattgacaaagtcaatgctAGTCTGAGAATGGATTTCCACAACAATGGTGCTAATGAATGGCTTTGTTTTCGCTTGGACTACATGGGAGTGGTTTTCCTTTGCATTGCCACTAGTTTTATGATCTTTCTGCCAAGTGCTATTATTAAGCCAG AATATGTTGGTTTGTCTTTGTCCTATGGCCTGGCTCTCAGTAGTCTCTTGGCATTTACCATAAGCATGACTTGTTCTGTTGAGAACAAAATGGTTTCAGTTGAGAGAATAAAGCAGTTCACCAACCTTCCCTCAGAAGCTCCATGGAAAATTGCTGATAAAACTCCACCTCAGAATTGGCCCAGTCAAGGCACTATTGTGTTAAGCAATTTGCAG GTTCGGTATCGGCCAAATACTCCTCTGGTTCTCAAGGGAATCTCTCTCACCATTGAAGGAGGAGAAAAGATTGGTGTTGTTGGTCGTACAGGAAGTGGGAAATCAACCCTCATTCAGGTGTTATTTAGGTTGATTGAGCCTTCAGCTGGGAAAATAACTGTTGATGGAATCAACATTTGCACTGTGGGCCTTCATGATCTGAGGTCTAGATTTGGAATTATTCCTCAAGAGCCTGTCCTCTTTCAAGGAACAGTACGAAGCAATGTTGACCCCCTTGGACTGTATTCAGAAGAAGAAATTTGGAAG AGCCTTGAGCGCTGCCAACTGAAAGATGTGGTGGCTGCAAAGCCAGAGAAACTTGAGGCTCCAG TGGTTGATGGTGGAGACAATTGGAGTGTGGGGCAAAGGCAGCTTCTTTGCTTGGGAAGGATCATGCTAAAACGCAGCAAAATACTGTTCATGGATGAGGCAACAGCATCCGTTGATTCACAAACTGATGCTGTAATACAAAAGATCATCCGTGAGGACTTCGCAGATCGTACAATTATAAGCATTGCTCACAGAATACCAACAGTTATGGACTGTGACAGAGTTTTAGTCATTGATGCAG GCTATGCAAAGGAATATGACAAACCATCACGGTTGTTAGAAAGGCCTTCACTTTTTGGAGCATTGGTTAAGGAGTACTCCAATAGATCAGCTTAA